A section of the Rhodospirillales bacterium genome encodes:
- a CDS encoding CDP-archaeol synthase, with protein MSSLVKRILSAAVLAPVVIGAVWYGGWPFYTLMAIGYGISVQEWSRLSIREGRVRWGILGAGIVYVGAAFLSCIWLRTFEDWGFFLLLYVFFAVWACDIGAYTFGKLIGGPKMAPKVSPNKTWAGLIGGCISAVAAVMLYHHWLGARLGEPIIQRFSYLFQFALGLFLAVAGQLGDLLVSVLKRRAGLKDTGAIIPGHGGLLDRIDALLLTLPIYSVVIVYLDYLVRR; from the coding sequence ATGTCGTCGCTGGTCAAACGCATCCTGTCGGCGGCCGTGCTTGCGCCCGTGGTGATCGGGGCGGTCTGGTACGGCGGTTGGCCGTTTTATACGCTGATGGCGATCGGGTACGGCATTTCGGTGCAGGAATGGTCGCGGCTTTCGATCCGCGAGGGACGGGTGCGCTGGGGCATCCTTGGCGCCGGGATCGTTTATGTCGGGGCCGCGTTCTTATCGTGCATCTGGCTGCGGACGTTCGAGGATTGGGGTTTTTTCCTGCTGCTATATGTGTTTTTCGCGGTATGGGCGTGCGATATCGGGGCCTATACGTTCGGCAAGCTGATCGGCGGCCCGAAAATGGCGCCGAAGGTCAGCCCGAACAAAACATGGGCTGGCTTGATCGGTGGGTGCATTTCAGCGGTGGCCGCGGTGATGCTGTATCATCACTGGCTGGGTGCGCGGCTGGGCGAACCCATCATCCAGCGGTTCAGCTATCTGTTTCAGTTCGCGCTGGGCCTGTTTCTGGCAGTGGCCGGGCAGCTTGGGGATCTTCTGGTTTCGGTGCTCAAGCGGCGGGCGGGGCTTAAGGATACGGGCGCGATCATTCCCGGCCATGGCGGTTTGCTGGACCGGATCGACGCGCTGTTGCTGACGTTGCCGATCTATTCGGTCGTGATCGTGTATCTCGATTATCTGGTGCGGCGATGA
- a CDS encoding isoprenyl transferase — protein sequence MNAISPDTLPAHVAVIMDGNGRWARMRGLPRTAGHKAGVDATRRTVRAASEMGIRYLTLFGFSTENWSRPKGEIFDLMGLLRLYLRAEAADLHRAGVRLRVIGRRDRLDADIVEMIMRVEELTRENTGLNLTIALDYGGRQEIVAAVQALMRLGYGPEMVDEDALSRQMMTAALPDPDLLIRTSGEERISNFLLWQCAYTEFHFTDVLWPDFSKENLEAAVAAYAGRQRRFGGVETDDPSRKRTV from the coding sequence ATGAATGCCATATCCCCCGATACGCTGCCCGCGCATGTCGCCGTCATCATGGACGGCAACGGCCGTTGGGCACGGATGCGCGGACTGCCGCGCACGGCGGGGCACAAGGCGGGCGTGGATGCGACGCGGCGCACGGTGCGCGCGGCTTCGGAAATGGGAATCCGTTATCTGACGTTGTTCGGGTTTTCGACCGAAAACTGGTCGCGTCCGAAGGGCGAGATTTTTGACTTGATGGGGCTTTTGCGCCTGTATCTGCGGGCCGAGGCGGCCGATCTGCACCGCGCGGGCGTGCGGCTGCGCGTTATCGGACGGCGCGATCGGCTGGATGCGGACATCGTGGAAATGATCATGCGGGTCGAGGAGCTGACCCGTGAAAACACCGGGCTGAACCTGACTATCGCGCTGGATTACGGCGGGCGGCAGGAAATCGTGGCGGCGGTGCAGGCGTTGATGCGCCTTGGCTATGGTCCGGAAATGGTGGATGAAGACGCGCTCTCGCGCCAGATGATGACCGCCGCGCTTCCCGACCCGGACCTCTTGATCCGTACCAGCGGCGAAGAGCGGATCAGCAATTTCCTGCTATGGCAGTGCGCTTATACGGAATTCCATTTCACGGATGTATTGTGGCCTGATTTTTCCAAAGAAAATCTTGAGGCGGCGGTTGCCGCCTATGCCGGGCGTCAGCGCCGCTTTGGCGGCGTCGAGACCGACGATCCATCCCGCAAGCGGACGGTGTGA
- the frr gene encoding ribosome recycling factor has protein sequence MAFDINDLKRRMGTSIDALKKEFAGLRTGRASANLLDAVTVEAYGSRMPLAQCGSVGVPEPRLLTVSVWDSGLIKSVEKAIRDAGLGLNPQTDGSLVRVPIPQLNEERRKELQKVAGKYAEGARVAVRNIRRDGMDEIKKLEKDKAISEDEAKRDSDLVQKATDELIGQIDKLLAEKEKDIMVV, from the coding sequence ATGGCTTTCGACATCAACGACCTCAAGCGCCGCATGGGCACATCGATCGACGCTTTGAAAAAAGAATTCGCCGGTCTGCGTACGGGGCGGGCCAGCGCGAACCTGCTGGACGCAGTGACGGTGGAGGCATACGGGTCGCGCATGCCGTTGGCGCAATGCGGGTCGGTCGGGGTGCCCGAGCCGCGGCTTTTGACCGTGTCGGTGTGGGATTCCGGGCTGATAAAATCGGTCGAAAAGGCAATCCGTGACGCAGGGCTGGGCCTCAACCCACAGACGGACGGAAGCCTGGTGCGGGTGCCGATTCCGCAGTTGAACGAGGAGCGGCGCAAGGAATTGCAGAAAGTCGCCGGTAAATACGCAGAAGGCGCGCGGGTTGCCGTGCGCAACATCCGCCGCGACGGGATGGACGAAATCAAGAAGTTGGAAAAGGACAAGGCCATTTCCGAGGACGAGGCCAAACGCGATTCCGACCTTGTGCAAAAAGCGACAGACGAACTGATCGGCCAGATCGACAAGCTTCTGGCGGAAAAAGAAAAAGACATCATGGTGGTGTAA
- a CDS encoding UMP kinase, producing MKTPSAKAQPLPYKRVLLKMSGEVLMGGKEFGIDPAVVTRVARDIKEVIDTGIEVCVVVGAGNIFRGVSGASQGMDRTTADYMGMLGICINALALQNALEQQGVPTRVQSAIHMNAICEPYIRRKAMRHMEKGRVVIFAAGTGNPYFTTDTTGALRASEMDCDAIFKGTKVDGVYTADPFKDPTATRFERITYMDVLTKDLRVMDATAISLARENDVPIVIFNIREEGNFARVLKGEAKCTIVSGDKQ from the coding sequence ATGAAAACACCTTCCGCCAAAGCTCAACCCCTGCCTTACAAGCGCGTGCTTCTGAAAATGTCGGGCGAGGTGCTGATGGGCGGCAAGGAATTCGGTATCGACCCCGCCGTCGTTACGCGTGTGGCGCGGGACATCAAGGAAGTCATCGATACAGGCATTGAAGTCTGCGTCGTTGTCGGCGCGGGTAATATTTTTCGCGGCGTGTCGGGCGCATCGCAGGGTATGGACCGTACCACCGCCGATTACATGGGCATGCTGGGCATCTGCATCAACGCGCTGGCGCTGCAAAACGCGCTGGAGCAGCAGGGCGTGCCGACGCGGGTGCAATCGGCCATTCACATGAACGCGATCTGCGAGCCGTATATCCGCCGCAAGGCGATGCGCCACATGGAAAAAGGGCGGGTCGTCATTTTTGCCGCAGGCACCGGCAACCCGTATTTCACCACCGATACCACGGGCGCGCTGCGCGCTTCGGAAATGGATTGCGACGCAATCTTCAAGGGCACCAAGGTGGACGGCGTATATACCGCCGATCCGTTCAAGGACCCAACTGCCACGCGGTTCGAGCGCATTACGTACATGGATGTGCTGACCAAAGATTTGCGCGTCATGGACGCGACGGCGATCAGCCTTGCACGGGAAAACGACGTGCCGATCGTCATCTTCAATATCCGCGAGGAAGGCAATTTCGCACGCGTCCTGAAAGGCGAGGCCAAGTGCACCATCGTATCGGGCGACAAACAATAA
- a CDS encoding Hpt domain-containing protein → MTQSTSKAVSADAPHVDLSPLREMTGTDAALETELFEAFYEGAIACIAGLEGATAPEDAQTWRKHAHALKGISRNLGAMPLGELAFEAQEKCEAGADEKVRMLAGIKAEYALVEAYLRGVHP, encoded by the coding sequence ATGACGCAATCCACGTCCAAAGCTGTGTCCGCCGATGCGCCGCATGTCGATCTATCCCCGTTACGGGAAATGACCGGTACGGATGCAGCATTGGAAACCGAACTGTTCGAGGCTTTTTACGAAGGGGCGATAGCCTGCATCGCGGGGCTGGAGGGGGCGACGGCCCCCGAGGACGCGCAAACTTGGCGCAAACATGCGCATGCGCTTAAGGGGATAAGCCGGAATCTTGGGGCCATGCCGTTGGGCGAACTGGCTTTCGAGGCGCAGGAAAAATGCGAGGCCGGGGCGGACGAAAAAGTCCGGATGCTGGCCGGAATCAAGGCCGAATACGCACTGGTCGAGGCGTATCTGCGCGGCGTTCATCCGTAA
- a CDS encoding response regulator gives MRSDNTAKAGRSQLPEMTSQQTFVFESLARTKHSRKRLVVLVAEDQLFTRKLLFTALMGLCEVHVAASGREAWQTFIEIYPDLALLDIDLQDISGHDLARRIKRAAPETFVAMVTANNSVDDVEQARGNRVDGFIVKPFNKAKIMQCLEKCAQNKEITR, from the coding sequence ATGCGTTCTGACAACACGGCAAAGGCAGGGCGCTCGCAGCTTCCAGAAATGACATCGCAACAGACCTTCGTTTTTGAAAGTCTGGCGCGGACCAAGCATTCGCGCAAGCGTCTGGTCGTTCTGGTGGCCGAGGACCAGTTGTTCACCCGCAAGCTTCTGTTCACCGCGCTGATGGGTCTGTGTGAGGTGCATGTCGCCGCCAGCGGGCGCGAAGCGTGGCAGACCTTCATCGAAATCTATCCCGATCTCGCGCTGCTGGACATCGACCTGCAGGATATCAGTGGTCACGATCTGGCCAGACGCATCAAGCGCGCCGCCCCGGAAACCTTTGTCGCCATGGTCACCGCCAATAATTCGGTCGATGACGTGGAGCAGGCGCGGGGCAACCGTGTGGACGGCTTCATCGTCAAGCCTTTCAACAAGGCCAAAATCATGCAATGCCTTGAAAAATGCGCCCAGAACAAGGAAATCACGCGATGA